One stretch of Macaca nemestrina isolate mMacNem1 chromosome 17, mMacNem.hap1, whole genome shotgun sequence DNA includes these proteins:
- the LOC105469117 gene encoding probable G-protein coupled receptor 142 — translation MLTESCGDPQEKPQVTQDSGPQSMGLEGRETAGQPRVTLLPTPNGSGLSQEFESHWPEIPERSPCVAGVIPVIYYSVLLGLGLPVSLLTAVALGRLATRTRKPSYYYLLALTASDIIIQVVIVFAGFLLQGALLARQVPQVVVRMANILEFAANHASVWIAILLTVDRYTALCHPLHHRAASSPGRTCRAIAAVLSAALLTGIPFYWWLDVWRDADSPSTLDEVLKWAHCLTVYFIPCGVFLVTNSAIIHRLRRRGQSGLQPRVGKSTAILLGITTLFTLLWAPRVFVMLYHMYVAPVHRDWRVHLALDVANMMAMLNTAVNFGLYCFVSKTFRATVRQVIHDAYLPCTLASQPEGMVAKPVIEPPGLPRGAEV, via the exons ATGCTGACAGAGAGCTGCGGGGACCCTCAGGAAAAGCCACAGGTGACCCAGGACTCAGGGCCTCAGAGCATGGGACTTGAGGGACGAGAGACAG CTGGCCAGCCACGAGTGACCCTGCTGCCCACACCCAACGGCAGCGGgctgagccaggagtttgaaagccACTGGCCAGAGATCCCAGAGAGGTCCCCGTGTGTAGCTGGCGTCATCCCTGTCATCTACTACAGTGTCCTGCTGGGCCTGGGGCTGCCTG TCAGCCTCCTGACCGCAGTGGCCCTGGGCCGCCTTGCCACCAGGACCAGGAAGCCCTCCTACTACTACCTTCTGGCACTCACGGCCTCGGATATCATCATCCAGGTAGTCATCGTGTTCGCGGGCTTCCTCCTGCAGGGAGCCTTGCTGGCCCGCCAGGTGCCCCAGGTTGTGGTGCGCATGGCCAATATCCTGGAGTTTGCTGCCAACCACGCCTCAGTCTGGATCGCCATCCTGCTCACAGTTGACCGCTACACTGCCCTGTGCCACCCCCTGCACCATCGGGCCGCCTCGTCCCCAGGCCGGACCTGCCGGGCCATTGCTGCTGTCCTGAGTGCTGCCCTGTTGACCGGCATCCCCTTCTACTGGTGGCTGGACGTGTGGAGAGACGCCGACTCACCCAGCACTCTGGACGAGGTCCTCAAGTGGGCTCACTGTCTCACTGTCTATTTCATCCCTTGTGGTGTGTTCCTGGTCACCAACTCGGCCATCATCCACCGTCTACGGAGGAGGGGCCAGAGTGGGCTGCAGCCCCGGGTGGGCAAGAGCACAGCCATCCTCTTGGGCATCACCACACTGTTCACCCTCCTGTGGGCACCCCGGGTCTTTGTCATGCTCTACCACATGTATGTGGCCCCTGTCCACCGGGACTGGAGGGTCCACCTGGCCTTGGATGTGGCCAACATGATGGCCATGCTCAACACGGCAGTCAACTTTGGCCTCTACTGCTTTGTCAGCAAGACTTTCCGGGCCACTGTCCGACAGGTCATCCACGATGCCTACCTGCCCTGCACTTTGGCATCACAGCCAGAGGGCATGGTGGCAAAGCCTGTGATAGAGCCTCCGGGACTCCCCAGAGGGGCAGAAGTGTAG